In the Necator americanus strain Aroian chromosome X, whole genome shotgun sequence genome, atcgcaggcgggggcggagagcaaaggtggcgcgttgcaatagaggaggTCGTAAAGAACTGCGTCCCACGTTTGTTTGCAGtaatgcagggagagatgagcggaaccacccctgtatttataatctacgacccgatataggtaaacttcaatgaaaatccataccacgccagattagtggggtgatgcctttaaattctgGTGTCGTATTGTTACTATAtgatttgttgttgttctaaTAAGTATTCAGAATGTTTCATGACTTTTCACTGACCGAACAATCCTAGAGATGCAGTTAAAAAGTTGTATGAAAAGGGTCCAGAACGTATGTAACTTACAATTATTCTGTTATTGTTATAAAATTACATAAGATCACATAATTATGTAACAATTTACTTAGTATTCACTTCTTCTTATAAGTATACCCTCATACCCTCATATTCCTTGTGCTTAAACAGAAAGTAGTCAAAAAAGCAAGTGAACTACAAATTCTTGAATCCTTAAACTCGAAAGACATAGATAAGAAGGACGTTTTATATCTTTTCtcccttcaaaaaattgacaacAAGCGCTAATTCTGCAGTTTTACATTTTAAAGGATGCTTTGcccatattttatttatttatttgcttatttatttcaatgttATAGTTACTAATcgattaattttattcatattattattatttttagactGCACTACTTGTATTCGTCTGAATTTCTATGCTCTATGTTggatttccatttctttgagCAATTGTTATCCACATTCGTAAGTAGACTAAATTGTGATTTTGCACTACTGTAATGTTACGTTATCATTCTACTTAATAGCTTTATGATGGAATGCTACAGATATGTAGCGAAAAATGTTCCCCATTATTGCTATATCGATGAAATCAGCTTTCAGTTGCTGTGCTCTTTACGAAGATGCCGTCGCTTATGTGTGATGTACTTTTGTAACACATCATATgacaagaaattgaaaaatgacgTGATTTCATCACTGGCCTTTGGAATCCGTGCTTTCGTGGATGCCACTCAGCTATTCTGATTTCTGTCAGATAACACAAACGCATCATTTTtcgatgaaaaacaaaacatctaTCTCTGATGTGTCTGCAATTATTGACAGAttttaagtgaaaaaatgGTTTTGCACCAAGAATGATTAAGACAGAACGGTAGCAGTAAGTGCGGATTCaacaaaacgaagaaaatcacGGAAATGTGCCTCTGGATGCGTGAAGACAACTGTTCACGTATACGGAAGAAAAACGTCCTGTTAACAGTAATTTACGATAATTTTTCTATCAATGCGTTACGTGTGAAtggaatttcaaatattttgaaattaaaagcCTACCGTATTCCCGTTGTTCAATTGACGTTCGGCGATTTCGCTTATCTTCACCGGTTCCTCATCATATATCGAATCTCCACTAGCTGTAAAATaactgaatttttgaaacatatttaaaaatacttaatagttttttttttaaaaagaaaatacagcGTGTATCCTGTATTGTCGACGCTTTTCCATCGGTTGACACACTATCAGAACGAACGGCAACACCGGTTCCAATCTATAAGAGAAATGGAgggatttttggaaaaaaaaagacttttaaaaataaatcttcaCCTTATATTGTTGTTGATGAAATCTGGCAGCAGCTTCTCTAGCCAAACTTTGCTGTTTGAATTGACGAAGTCTTTCTACTTCTGCTTTTTCGTGTTCGatctaaaataataaaaaatagtcaCTTATTAGCCAAAAAATAACTATGAGTGACCTGCATTTTTCTCTTCGGATACGGTTTCATAGGTTTACCACGACTGTGGATTCATTTTCGGTAGTTTATTAAGAATTAAATGTCCGGATAGTGATGTTCTAATAcgttattttcaattatttgttatttttcttttctcgaatACATTAATCTTGTACTGAGGTGCATTCCAGGATcgtgaaaattcttttcggGAGGAAATACGAAGATTGTTTGATAATTTCGGCAAATATAAAAGCAAGGAAAGATATTTTTTGAGTAAAAAACTTATATTACATACAATTCTAGTTGCAGATGCACAACTGATAGCAGAAGACGAGGAAAATGGTTTCGGACATGACTTAGAACACTTTtccgaagaaattttcaaaaaaaggtcgATTGTTCCTTCCATTCAATGGATCTTAGCTTATATGACTAGGATTATAGCTATCACATACGATCCCAAATGAAACTCCTTTGTGGAAGAACATTTTGATCCATAAACCTTAGGAAAACTACCAAGAGATGCGGATTTTGAGATTTCttgaaatgatttttattcTCGGCTCACGCTTCGGAGTGTTTGTCTTCAGTTTTTAGTTtatcttttgaaaatatttttcatttgtttctagATTAGTTTAGATATGAATGATATTATTGCTTAtgatattaaaggcatcagcccgcgattctgaggtgctacggatttcaggtggagtattcgtatacgggaccgtagaatatggagaggtgggtgattccgtctatttcttcctaattgccgtaaaaaacggcacggaagatgcggcgcatgcacaaggctggcgcgctccagtcgaactcttcgtagaaaatagcgcgccagaatgcctgaagccgtatcttgctggccgttttttacggcaattacgaagaaatggacggaatcaccatcctctccataaactactatcccttatacgaatactccacctgaaatctgcaccacctcagattcgtggtgtgatgcctttaaaggtcgCTGAGAAGCATTGCTATTGATTATTCGTACTAGGATATGGTCATAGTTGTCGAAAGAACAGTTCTGTAGATCCCGCAAAGAAGAACCAGGAAGTGTCAGCACAACGACTTCCCTACAAAATAGTCATTCAGATCTTGGTTATCACTTTTGAGGTGAAGAAGGTGTGGATGGTTCCATCCGTATCGTATCCATCCTCACAAGAACAAGTATACTGTATCTGAGCCAAAATGCAGATTTCGCAATCGTTTCGTGACCCATGctgaattggaagaaaaacaagaaaaccatGTAAAATACGTGCAGGGAAACTATGAACGAAAAGTTGCTATTCAGGATGACAGCCAGCTGATCCATAAATGTGCTAagtttcttcaagaaaaagtaaaaaagtgttAAGTGTTAAGTACGCAAAGATCCTTAGACTCTTCCTAAGCATACATCAGTAGTCTGTTTGTGTTCGAGTTCATTACTATGAGGGTCCCATCACTAACAGAACACATCATACCTGAGCAGCGAGTTGTGCTTGACGTTGACGTGCTACAGCTACTTCCGCATTGAGTTTGCGGAGTTTGATCGTATCACCAGTGTTTTTTGGATAATTTATTGGCGGAGGTGCTGCTTTTGTTTCTGGATTAGCCTACAACAATAGAAACAGATAATTCGACGCATTACACCAAATCAAAGCTATTAACTATGAAACCTGGAGTTTAGGTCTGACATAGGCGACTTCATCATGATGCAGGTTGATTTCTTCAGCCTAGACATAttttaatatataaaatattgttACATGTATAACAGAGCAGAAAAGGTTCATGCAAAATATCCCAGGAGAATTTCAGTTGTGGATTAGACATCCTGGGTTGAAACTTACAGTAGAATTCCCATCATCATGATGTACATCAAAACCTCCTACTCTGCTTTCTGTAGCAGAAACTGAACTGTCCAACGTCATTGTACGTAGTCGATTATCtgtacaaaagaaaagaaatcaatacaGGAAATACAGCTTGCAGAAGATACAGTACTTTCGTCTAGTCGTAAAATTACATAACTACATTTAGACGTACATTTTTTGCGCGAAACCTTTGTCattacctttttttatttacttttatctaATACTAACTTGATAAGATAAATGAGATTTACGTATTTCTCttcttacgtttttttctcttttttttatttcgaagcAGATGACATTTCTCTTAAATTaacttcctttgaaaaaagtggatcTGCTGTGTCGAACAAGGGTCACAAACTCGAGAGGATCTATGGCGCCACAGAATGTACAGTACTTTTTTGTATCTGTGCAAATGTAGATGTGCAAAAAGGATTTTATAGCTTGATAACGAATAGTTATTCTTACGTTCCTAACTTTTACATGCATAACAGAGTTTCTGTTAGGATATGAGAATTTAATAACAGTAGAATGACAAGTTCTAATCGCTTTGGAAtaacttttagaaaatttgaaaggagaGCTTTCGATGGTGCTTGGTGACAATTGTGTATAAATATCTCGCCCATGTATACTCTGCGCCAAATATGTTGCAACGGTTGAGCGCAACGCATCCGCCGCAACGCAAGCTTATGCTCTGTTCGACAcacatttcttcctttccacTTACGCACTGCGCACCCCGCAATCGAAGATACACTGCGTTCATTTGAGATTAAACATATTTGGCCACTAATCGGTgtgtggatttttttggattctcaGAAGTactaaataattcaaaatttttgaaattatttttggatGGAACAACGTTATTGACAACTAAAGCAGTTTTTGGACACTTCATCTTTTCAAACCACAAATATAAACACATATTCAGCTCGATTACACATTATAAGTGCTCTTTGTTTAGATTTCATCTTGTAGAGGGATGAGAGGGAAGGAGAATGAGTTTAACGAGTGCTTTTGGCTGAGTCAGCTCACATCCTTCCCATGATGTGAGTGTTATATCGTCGAAGGATAATGTATAGATAATAAcgtaaattattttataaaaataattattggCTGCTAATTATAATaatcaagaaataaattccCGTTGGGATATCTTAATGATAAATGGCGAGATCGCCGGGTGTTCGTGGATTTCGTTCAAAGTTGCAGACATATAGTCAACCATCATCCAGTGGTAGTGGTTTTTGAACATAATAggtgggaagaaaaaatccaatgcTTAATGGATGCCATACTGACAATTTCTCAAGGATTTCTCCTGGATTTCATTACAAATTCCAATAatactacagaaaaaaatgtatgaaaaggGAGAAGAGAACTGAAAAGAATTAGAGAATTGATCAATATGTGGATctatattaaataataaaaagagcaAAACAATCTTTTAATGGTGGGAAGGAACAGTGAAGAAATATCATCCAGAAAACTCATTCAAAGTTATGACGATCCGATGACTCGGCAAGACGATGACACAGACACATTCAACAAAATCCATTCGTGTAGTTTGgataagaggtttttttttcacttcgtaTCAATAAATACTTAATATTAATGGTGGTCATCGAATAATATTGTTAAATAATAGTTGATTTAAACGAATGATATTacaataatgagaaaaaatatgagattTTAAACGATAAACAAATTATATGTATTGAATGAGATGGGAATGAGTTAAGAGAGGAGAGCACGAGACGTTCTGTTTTGTGAATCGACGTAACGTGTCCTTTCAAGACGAGACGCGATAAATTTGCACAGATTAACAACGACCATTGTTTCGAGAGAGTTAAGCTTCCAGAGAGCATAAAAAACCACTTAAGTGTACGGAGAATGTCAGAggtttattttagaaaaagttttAATATTAAAAACGAACATACCATTTGTTCCTCGACGTGATGATGGCTGACGAGGTGAATCCACGTAAGTGCAATACATTGAATACGGTTCATAACGACCATTTTCTTGATTCACTATCGTCGTTGGCTCATTTGCGTACTGTAAAACCTACTTAATTTGCTACAActttattatctttattttttcattttttttgtgaggagAGAGTTTTTAAATCTGCTGTTACATGAAAAGAGGTAACTTTTTTGTATTAACTACAGTAATAGTCAAATGAATCTGAACTTAATGGAAAATTTATGATCATTTATCCCAAAACACTGTTGCAAACATCATTTCCTTACATTTAGGATTACAAGATTTGTggatattattgtattattattgatattattatattatattagtatttgatattattattatctaaaaattaacaaaaattaaattagcaTAAAAACCCGAAAGCACTGTTAAATAACGcttaactagttttttttttctgtacgcGAGCttgaattaaaaagaaacttcattACTTATGGATCAAGCTAATGAGAACCCctttttgatgaaatatttACTAGtgacaaaatttgaatgaaatataCAGTATAGTATTGACTTTTTGATATAGTATTAAAATAAGAATACTATTTCGCCCTTccttgaacaaataaaaataccgGAGTACAGGAACGGCCTTAGAATGATTATTTCTGCCGTCTTCCAAACttaattccaaattttttggaTGCTTAACCGTACCGATCCGGCTTTGTAACTGTTCGGATCTcattttaaataaacaaacaacagtCGCTAAGAGTAAACAATTAAAAGGTACGTTTTAAGAGGAACACTTTCAGCAATGTAAATTTGGTACTGCAAGAAAATTCTCTTCCAAAgactttttcaagttttttatttcgatttttaatatttaccTAGACCTTGTCATTTAGAggtttcctaaaaaaaaacagtctttcccgaatgaaaaaggaacagaaacgGGAAGAGACATTGCACATTATCGATTAGGGTTCAACTTGAAGAACAATTTAGGTAATGACATGGCAAATATATATAACAgtcaaaaacatgaaaatgagATGAGAAAtttatccaataaaaattCTGGATGAATGATAAGTATCAGAAATTAGGATCATAAATATCATATTGTTTTTGTAGGGTTCTTAGTAAAGCCCatgaaataaggaagaaaatactTAGGGATGGATAATAACGTCAACGTACATCGGATTCATCCTGTGAAACCAATTGTAAGTCGTCCATTGCTTGTTGCATCACCGATTCAGCTACGCGATTAGACACATtcttagaaaaattattttattatcaatGTTACGTCAGTGACTGCAGAGACATATAATCAATGTCAAGTGTCAAAATATTGACGCTTATCTGAGAATGATAGGAGAAAGTAGTGAAaattagcgttttttttaaatctaaaacATACTCTTATACCAGCCGTTGAAGTATTTGTGGTATAATTTGTATTTGTGGATGAGCGATGACTTTCACTGATCACAGATGATTCATCGTAATGATAGTCAGTCTCTTCACCGGCTAAAGCATCATCAATGTGCTGGATAGCATAATGGTGATCCTGAGTGTAGTGAACATCCGGAAGTTTTACAGCatcaaaaatctgaaaaattaatttacacACAGTAAAATAATAGTCTTATCGAGTCTTATCATGAAAAAGTTCTGTAGATAttttaaagacaaaaaatgttACTTAAAAAGATGTTGACTTTTTAAGTGAATCCATGACGAGGATAAGATTTTCAGAACACATTATCCAGACaattagttgaaaaagtgCTCTATTTTAAATATGAACACGGCTACATTtgatttaattgtttttttggaaaacaaatCCATGAACTTTGGGCACCCGCTTATCGCAATCCATGTAGAAAAGATAGTGCCGAGTTTCTGCGCTTGAATATACGTCAACGCTCACGCTGGGAAGCTGAACTGAATTCTGCggagaaagagaaagtaaTTGAGAGCCACAGACGTCCAGAAAATGTTGGATTACAAGGATTTAAGAGCAGTTCAACTTCCTTCTCTTATTAACTTCCAGGAAACTAAGGGAGAGGTAACTAGTGGGTATGAGACTGGATGGGACACAAACTAAGCTATAAATGAGCAAGAGATGTACTCATTTGCGAGGTAAGCGTTGAATATGTCCACTAGGCGAGTGTCCTAggattttctcatatttttcttcgggATCTCATCCGTATAACATACAGAAGCGGCGATCCATGGGTGGACCGTGGCTGCCATAGCACCATCGTTTGTTTTCTATGTCATCTGCAGATAATGAGGTTTTCTGTTGGTATTCGAATATGCGTGGAGacgttttttctggattcatgCAATGAAATCCAGACACCGGGTGGACACTTAATAATGTTCAGGTGGAGATATGAAAGATTCATGGTTAGGACCCCATAGAATTAAATTTTACAGTTTCTGAGTAAAGAAATGAAGGGGATAATTGGATTTAGGATTGACTCAAGTAAATTTTAGATGGACTTTGATGGTCGTCTTTATGGAAGTCagaaaatattgcaaatgttcttgtTTGCTGTTCTCTAAGTTAAGCTTagataatttttccaaaatttttctctctatgttcaccgcttttttttttagtgaaaggACATTTGCTTATTCttcaaaactgagaaaaagaaagcccAAGTtagattttcaggattttattCCGAGAATTATATTATAACTTCTGTATTTTTAGCATTCGACGACGATACCGTAATTTGATTTAGACaaggaatagaaaaatttacCGATGCTAAAAGATCATCATCGTTCATAGTGTGACGATGTTGAATGGTGTTGTTGTTCTCCATCTTCGATGCTTCTGTCAGGGAGGTACGAGATTTAGGTTCCGGTGCCTGATGTACCTGCAGTAGTGTTCGCATTTTCTGTGTGGACCATTACTATTGACAAATTCAGGatggatttgttttttgaaaaattctatacAAAAAAAGGTCGTTAAAAGAGTAGAGCGCTCACCAGCAGTGCGTAAAAAGGTGGATAAATCCTAAACATTTCCCAAGAAGATGTAAAAAATGTggtttgcttatttatttatttatttatttatttatttatttatttatttattctcttatcATTCTAACTTAAAAGAATATAGAAAAGAAGCGCACAGAAAACATTCAATATTCTTAACGTGTTCATCCAGAATTTAACAGGAATATATAATTGCATTCCATTATTCGAgaaatgaaaccaatgaaaacagcagtgatgtctttgaattttcccaCGTCTCTTTGTTGGTAGCTCTCTTCTGTATCGTTGATTTCATAAAATATAAGTTGACGAGggtgaaattttctaaattcctGAATCTGGTATCGTACACGTATAATTTTGACAGCACAGCAACATTGAGatctattttattcattagaaCTTCTATACTaatatagaaaagaagaaaattcaaaaatggggAAATTATGTGCcgaatccttgaaaatttggatagaattttgagattttaccTCAGAAGCGTATACGTAGATGAATTGAGCGAGGAACCAAAtcggaagaaaatttgaaaaatatgcagTAAAGCTTATTTTAGTTTTGAATATTGAGATTCACAAAAGGCACGCCACTATGCTAACACTTGGCAAaggattttatttctgtttgagAGTGccaattttttgtattttgccaattttttgatatatttGTACGCAGGAATTAAGTGGACATGGCGTGcttttactaaaaaaaaaaacgtgatttttttaaaagtgaaagTAAGTCGTGTCCAAGTAATTGTCTCCGATAAATTTCCCTGTCCATAAAAGATTGTTCTTTCTTTAACTTCTAACCTCATTTTTTGCGCCATTCTCAACGTATAGTTTACCAAAGTTCAGAAATGGATAGGAGAGCTAAAAGTTATTTGCAGATaaatcaaacaacaacaagagtatattttccattatctgttatttactatttaaaacgagaaaataaagaaaatatttcttttggaaaaacaaagaagtgaagaaaatatttattttgtagcCCACTACAGTAATGCATCCCACTACAGTAATGATTTGACGATTCTTTAGTTTAACACATTTCTTAACCTTATCACCTACCTCCACACTATGAATCGAATGAGAATTCTGAATCACAGACGTCGACGAGTAGCTTGATACGTTCTCAGTCTTAAATGATCATTAAAGTGTTAAAAATGAGATAAGACTGGGATTAATCCACATGAgatggtaagaaaaaaaaagagacttaCATGGGTAGTAGTTGTATGAGAACGTTTTTCCGTATGTTCGACGTGTACGGTTTCAGACGGGAAAATATCGTCCAAGTTGATGCTTTTGATGCTTTTCGTGTCCATgacaaaacacacacacgcaag is a window encoding:
- a CDS encoding hypothetical protein (NECATOR_CHRX.G21837.T1), which gives rise to MDTKSIKSINLDDIFPSETVHVEHTEKRSHTTTTHTENVSSYSSTSVIQNSHSIHSVEVHQAPEPKSRTSLTEASKMENNNTIQHRHTMNDDDLLASIFDAVKLPDVHYTQDHHYAIQHIDDALAGEETDYHYDESSVISESHRSSTNTNYTTNTSTAGIRNVSNRVAESVMQQAMDDLQLVSQDESDYANEPTTIVNQENGRYEPYSMYCTYVDSPRQPSSRRGTNDNRLRTMTLDSSVSATESRVGGFDVHHDDGNSTAEEINLHHDEVAYVRPKLQANPETKAAPPPINYPKNTGDTIKLRKLNAEVAVARQRQAQLAAQIEHEKAEVERLRQFKQQSLAREAAARFHQQQYKIGTGVAVRSDSVSTDGKASTIQDTRSSGDSIYDEEPVKISEIAERQLNNGNTVSTVGNVNIVVPELEIVQGFSKNRQIRKVIIGGHQAPTDEDKTILLFGPVGSGKTSTINSMLNYLYDVKRENNFRFALSEVTKKTEALTAYVINNTVLPFSVTIVDTPGVVNIHDNTAVSTLIKTWFEQELREAGAFRLDVISIVLSHNERALGWPFINELAAVKHMLGDDLKTNVLPIITNSEVLPQPVAVRSLALANISFVEYYKCNNLGFMPNVTEIPKLQHNLFFSHGMASLEAYFRDLQELIHPLLAILRGAKRSPSNYSYSDTNLY